Proteins co-encoded in one Bremerella sp. TYQ1 genomic window:
- the asnB gene encoding asparagine synthase (glutamine-hydrolyzing) codes for MCGIAGAFWTDPQHEVSEEVLRRMTDSLAHRGPDDSGIFHRFPHAHGPYGTVPGIGLGHRRLSIIDLSGGHQPLANEDQTVWTAFNGEIFNFQSLRARLEGAGHTFQTHCDTEVIVHLFEDEGVDAFSHFNGMFAIALWDQRHRRIVLARDRLGQKPLYYCVHDDRLLFASELKAILQVPGVSREVDPGAIDAYLTYQYVPHPRTIFKGIRKLPPGCYLTFDGKKLEVASYWNPDFSRETAISLDDAKSELIRLFTDSVKLRLQSDVPLGAFLSGGIDSSLVVATMKQLTDQPVKTFSIGFPQKEYDETSYAKQVAEHLGTEHHEFQVTPDALEMLPKLIYHYDEPFADSSAIPTWYVSQMTREHVTVALSGDGGDELFAGYDRYRAVRLAAMVDWLGPIGRVGSKLGMKFLPAGGPQKSKLRRARRFAEAIAMSPGRRYLDWISIFNETRRGELYADEFVERLPDTDPYAFLYSAWKRVGKRDVLTAASLADLTTYLPCDLNTKVDIASMAHALECRQPFLDYRLAEFAIGLPSKWKWRLGRGKFLLKHAFGDKLPDVIWKRKKMGFGVPLDSWFRGDLKELLHDTLTSETAMSRGYFRQDTVETLLREHTENQFDHSARLWALLVLELWHREWVDR; via the coding sequence ATGTGTGGAATAGCTGGGGCATTTTGGACCGATCCGCAGCACGAAGTGAGCGAGGAAGTACTTCGGCGGATGACCGATTCGCTGGCACATCGTGGGCCGGACGATTCGGGGATCTTCCATCGTTTTCCGCACGCACATGGTCCATACGGCACGGTGCCTGGCATTGGCTTGGGGCACCGCCGACTATCGATCATCGACCTCTCTGGCGGGCATCAACCGCTGGCCAATGAAGACCAAACCGTGTGGACGGCGTTCAACGGCGAGATCTTCAATTTCCAGTCACTGCGTGCTCGGCTGGAAGGGGCAGGGCACACCTTTCAAACGCACTGCGATACCGAAGTCATCGTGCACCTCTTTGAAGATGAAGGGGTCGACGCGTTCTCGCACTTCAACGGTATGTTTGCCATCGCACTGTGGGACCAGCGGCATCGACGGATTGTGCTCGCGCGAGATCGCCTCGGGCAAAAGCCGCTGTACTACTGCGTGCACGACGATCGATTGCTCTTCGCCAGCGAACTGAAAGCGATTCTGCAAGTCCCTGGTGTTTCGCGGGAAGTCGACCCTGGAGCGATCGATGCGTATCTGACCTATCAATATGTGCCGCATCCGCGAACGATTTTCAAAGGCATCCGCAAACTGCCGCCGGGATGTTACCTGACGTTCGACGGAAAGAAGCTGGAAGTCGCCAGTTATTGGAACCCTGACTTCAGCCGAGAAACGGCGATCAGCTTGGACGATGCCAAAAGCGAACTGATCCGGCTGTTCACCGACTCGGTCAAATTGCGGCTGCAATCGGACGTTCCGCTGGGAGCATTCCTTTCCGGCGGGATCGATTCGTCGTTGGTGGTCGCAACGATGAAACAACTGACCGATCAACCGGTAAAGACGTTTTCGATTGGCTTCCCCCAAAAGGAATACGACGAAACTAGCTATGCCAAGCAAGTGGCCGAGCACCTGGGGACCGAACATCACGAGTTTCAAGTCACCCCTGACGCGCTGGAGATGCTGCCGAAGCTGATCTATCACTACGACGAACCGTTCGCAGATAGCTCCGCGATACCGACGTGGTACGTTTCGCAGATGACCCGCGAACATGTCACCGTGGCTCTCAGCGGCGACGGCGGCGACGAACTGTTTGCCGGGTACGATCGTTACCGAGCCGTGCGTCTCGCCGCGATGGTCGACTGGTTGGGTCCTATCGGCCGCGTCGGTTCCAAGTTGGGAATGAAGTTTTTGCCGGCTGGCGGACCGCAAAAATCGAAGCTGCGACGCGCGCGACGATTCGCCGAAGCGATTGCCATGTCGCCGGGGCGGCGTTATCTCGACTGGATCAGCATCTTCAACGAAACGCGTCGCGGGGAACTGTACGCCGACGAGTTCGTGGAACGTTTGCCCGATACCGATCCTTACGCGTTCCTCTATTCCGCGTGGAAGCGAGTCGGCAAACGAGACGTGCTGACCGCCGCTTCTCTAGCCGATCTGACAACCTATTTGCCGTGCGATTTGAACACCAAAGTCGACATCGCCTCGATGGCTCATGCCCTTGAGTGTCGTCAGCCGTTCTTAGATTATCGCCTGGCCGAGTTCGCCATTGGCTTGCCATCCAAATGGAAGTGGCGGCTAGGTCGCGGCAAGTTTCTGCTCAAACATGCCTTCGGCGATAAGCTGCCAGATGTGATCTGGAAGCGGAAGAAGATGGGCTTCGGTGTCCCGCTCGATTCCTGGTTCCGCGGCGATTTGAAAGAGCTTCTGCACGATACGCTGACCAGTGAAACGGCCATGAGTCGCGGCTACTTCCGGCAAGATACCGTCGAAACGCTTCTGCGAGAACATACCGAAAACCAATTCGATCACAGTGCCCGGCTGTGGGCTCTGCTGGTGCTCGAGTTATGGCATCGCGAATGGGTCGACCGTTAA
- a CDS encoding MarR family winged helix-turn-helix transcriptional regulator, whose translation MPESTLQKQLKKDQPFESLELETFLNLLRTHNMIAAAPGRLMKRHSLSSAQYNILKILDSHHGEGLPCLEIVQQMVTRVPDITRLVDRLADAQLVERNRSESDRRVVMITITPKGRELVETIREPLLDIHKQNLGHMTEEELSQLNQLLVKARIRAEAAPLSDGSE comes from the coding sequence TTGCCTGAATCGACTCTTCAAAAGCAATTGAAAAAGGACCAGCCGTTCGAGTCACTCGAACTGGAGACCTTTCTCAACTTGCTGCGCACGCACAACATGATCGCGGCCGCTCCTGGTCGCCTGATGAAGCGGCACAGCTTGTCCAGCGCTCAGTACAACATCCTGAAAATCCTCGACTCGCATCATGGGGAAGGGCTGCCGTGCTTAGAGATCGTGCAGCAGATGGTGACCAGGGTTCCCGATATTACTCGGTTAGTCGATCGCCTGGCCGATGCCCAGTTGGTGGAACGTAACCGCAGCGAAAGCGACCGTCGCGTGGTGATGATCACCATTACCCCCAAAGGTCGCGAATTGGTTGAAACGATCCGCGAACCACTGCTCGACATCCATAAGCAAAATCTGGGGCACATGACCGAAGAAGAGCTCTCGCAGCTGAATCAACTGCTGGTGAAAGCTCGTATCCGAGCAGAAGCCGCCCCCTTGAGCGACGGCTCGGAATGA
- a CDS encoding glutathione peroxidase: protein MTAVAADDVLKGEVKSLEGEKVDLSKYKGKVLLIVNVASKCGKTPQYEPLQALYEKYGDKGFAVLGFPCNQFGKQEPGSAEEIREFCTDRYDVTFPMFEKIEVNGDDTAPLYTKLKSFEADPGDVKWNFEKFLIGKDGEVVARFRTRVEPDDAMVVQSIESELKKK, encoded by the coding sequence ATGACTGCCGTGGCAGCTGATGACGTTTTGAAAGGCGAAGTCAAATCGCTCGAAGGCGAAAAAGTCGATCTGTCCAAGTACAAAGGCAAAGTGCTGTTGATCGTGAACGTCGCGAGCAAGTGTGGTAAGACACCGCAGTACGAACCGCTGCAAGCGTTGTACGAAAAGTATGGCGACAAGGGCTTCGCTGTGTTGGGCTTCCCTTGCAATCAGTTCGGCAAGCAGGAACCAGGCTCGGCCGAAGAGATCCGTGAGTTCTGCACCGATCGCTACGACGTGACATTCCCAATGTTCGAGAAGATCGAAGTCAACGGCGACGACACGGCTCCGCTGTACACCAAGCTGAAGAGCTTCGAAGCCGACCCCGGCGACGTGAAGTGGAACTTCGAGAAGTTCCTGATCGGCAAAGATGGTGAAGTGGTCGCTCGCTTCCGCACCCGCGTCGAACCTGACGACGCGATGGTGGTCCAGTCGATTGAATCGGAACTGAAGAAGAAGTAG
- a CDS encoding DUF1559 domain-containing protein yields the protein MRLSLNFSRHGSQRQSGFTLVELLVVIAIIGVLIALLLPAVQQAREAARRMSCSNNLKNLGLALHNYHDIHNNFPIGHQYQGHFDGDVNSEKGGTGFGWATGLLEFIEQGNQFDRFDPRFPAGDSTNSNNRAVCQTPLDIFACPSDTKPDQQTDGAITDSATSSYQGAGSSYDGYSNHRVGQNANRDRFNGVFGRTNRGFIAGIRDVTDGTTNTVILAETRWAMDNNKRNRSRIYCGKDIVDYAQGATNAVLVHGQWAMNWTQPEGNPQPHRTAGSMHPGGAQFCFTDGSVRFLTETIQHTATGWNASNPYDKNNNGANYGVYQRLFSISDGLVLSGL from the coding sequence ATGCGCCTATCGTTGAATTTTTCTCGACATGGATCCCAGAGGCAGTCCGGTTTCACGTTGGTGGAACTGCTTGTCGTCATCGCGATTATCGGTGTGCTGATCGCGCTTTTATTACCTGCCGTGCAACAAGCTCGCGAAGCGGCTCGCCGGATGAGTTGCAGCAACAACCTGAAGAACCTTGGACTCGCACTGCATAACTATCACGATATCCACAACAACTTCCCGATCGGCCATCAGTATCAGGGACATTTCGATGGCGATGTGAACAGCGAAAAAGGGGGAACCGGTTTCGGCTGGGCCACGGGACTCTTAGAGTTCATCGAGCAAGGCAACCAGTTCGATCGGTTCGATCCACGTTTCCCTGCCGGCGACAGTACCAACAGTAACAACCGAGCCGTTTGCCAGACGCCGCTGGATATCTTCGCTTGTCCTTCCGACACCAAGCCTGATCAGCAGACTGATGGGGCCATCACCGATTCGGCGACCAGCAGTTACCAAGGGGCTGGTTCTTCGTACGACGGTTACTCGAATCATCGCGTCGGGCAGAACGCCAACCGCGATCGTTTCAATGGTGTGTTTGGCCGAACCAATCGCGGCTTCATCGCCGGCATCCGCGACGTCACCGATGGAACGACCAACACCGTCATCCTGGCCGAAACACGCTGGGCGATGGACAACAACAAGCGGAATCGATCGCGCATCTACTGCGGGAAGGACATTGTCGACTATGCCCAAGGGGCGACCAATGCGGTGTTGGTGCATGGACAGTGGGCGATGAATTGGACGCAGCCGGAAGGTAACCCGCAGCCGCATCGTACGGCCGGCAGTATGCATCCCGGCGGAGCTCAATTTTGCTTCACCGATGGTTCGGTTCGTTTCCTTACCGAAACGATTCAGCACACCGCGACCGGTTGGAACGCCAGCAATCCTTACGACAAGAACAACAACGGAGCGAACTACGGCGTCTATCAGCGTCTGTTTTCGATCAGCGACGGCTTAGTGCTCAGCGGGCTTTAA
- a CDS encoding carboxypeptidase-like regulatory domain-containing protein, whose protein sequence is MRFAYRDGMLLFTLCTLAVGLAGCGSAGDPEVVRVSGTVTMDGQPLPNATVLFVSGTGRPSGAMTDEQGHYELNYTGDQKGARIGPNRVQITTAQGPTETMDGKPIPAVRETVPARYNARTELEFTVTEKGSNVADFELSSK, encoded by the coding sequence ATGCGCTTCGCCTATCGTGATGGAATGTTGTTGTTCACGCTTTGTACGTTGGCCGTTGGATTGGCCGGTTGTGGGTCGGCTGGAGATCCCGAGGTGGTTCGGGTTTCCGGCACGGTGACCATGGATGGTCAACCGCTCCCCAACGCGACCGTCTTATTCGTTTCCGGCACAGGACGTCCTTCGGGCGCCATGACCGACGAGCAAGGACACTACGAGCTGAACTATACCGGCGACCAGAAAGGGGCTCGGATTGGACCCAACCGTGTGCAGATCACCACCGCACAAGGTCCCACCGAAACCATGGACGGGAAACCGATCCCTGCCGTCCGCGAGACCGTTCCGGCTCGGTACAACGCGCGGACTGAACTCGAGTTCACCGTCACCGAAAAAGGCAGCAACGTTGCCGACTTCGAGTTGTCTTCCAAATAG
- a CDS encoding transcriptional regulator produces the protein MSQANQRVDDQAAAQEELPKDLVELAIMIAKLPEEHRQELEPAVNKVIENSRRRRRIYTLVQEALSQLRLDMKYLMFDLEATRRERDQYKADANGGSDENHGDI, from the coding sequence ATGAGCCAAGCCAACCAACGAGTCGACGATCAAGCTGCTGCCCAGGAAGAACTGCCGAAGGACTTGGTCGAGCTGGCTATCATGATTGCCAAGTTGCCAGAAGAGCACCGTCAGGAACTGGAACCTGCGGTGAACAAGGTGATCGAAAACAGCCGCCGACGTCGCCGCATTTATACGCTGGTTCAAGAAGCACTCAGCCAGCTGCGGTTGGACATGAAGTACTTGATGTTCGATCTGGAAGCGACGCGTCGCGAACGCGATCAATACAAAGCAGATGCCAACGGCGGCAGCGACGAAAACCACGGCGATATCTAA
- a CDS encoding glycerate kinase, with product MKRSPEQLAADVRAIWQAGVDAVKSDELVYDAVEVVENTLFVGESQFDLSAIKRIFVIGGGKAGAGMAIGLQKALGERVLDEKNVRGLISVPADCVQELSHIQLKPGRPAGQNSPTVEGVEITRQILRMCESMTVHDLCICLISGGGSALLPAPIDGISLSEKQELTKFLSSNGANIEQLNTVRKQLSRIKGHGLAMSCQAGNLVSLIISDVLGDPLDVIASGPTVPNTTTAADALEVLKAFGVGHIEKFANVVRVLQAKAERYPRNDSRTTCSVANWVIGNNAVAVDAAGIEAEKRGYSHVMHCATNMEGEAEAVGQHLVKMALKMQTESGPDCLITGGEPVVKLADEDERGLGGRNQQLVLAATLEAMQQRPDGPLDGMAILSGGTDGEDGPTDAAGAWMDAASVSAMKSSGLDPESFLKKNDAYHFFQPLNRLVMTGPTHTNVCDVRVVVVDRVQPQPS from the coding sequence ATGAAACGATCTCCTGAGCAACTTGCCGCCGACGTTCGCGCCATTTGGCAGGCTGGGGTCGATGCGGTGAAGAGTGACGAGTTGGTCTACGATGCCGTGGAAGTGGTCGAGAACACGCTCTTTGTTGGCGAGTCGCAGTTCGATCTTTCCGCGATCAAGCGAATCTTCGTCATCGGCGGCGGCAAAGCTGGTGCCGGGATGGCGATCGGTTTGCAGAAAGCACTCGGCGAGCGAGTCCTCGACGAAAAGAACGTGCGCGGATTGATCAGCGTGCCAGCCGACTGCGTTCAAGAGTTGTCGCACATTCAGCTGAAGCCAGGGCGACCGGCCGGGCAAAATTCGCCGACGGTCGAAGGAGTCGAGATCACACGTCAGATTTTGCGAATGTGCGAATCGATGACGGTTCACGATCTCTGCATCTGTTTGATCTCGGGCGGAGGCTCGGCATTGCTACCGGCGCCGATCGACGGCATCAGCTTGAGCGAGAAACAAGAGCTCACGAAGTTCCTCAGCAGCAACGGCGCCAATATTGAGCAGCTAAACACGGTGCGGAAACAGCTTAGCCGCATCAAGGGGCATGGACTTGCGATGAGCTGCCAGGCAGGCAACCTGGTCAGCTTGATTATCTCGGACGTGCTGGGCGATCCGCTCGACGTGATTGCTTCCGGGCCGACAGTTCCCAACACGACCACAGCAGCCGACGCATTGGAAGTTTTGAAGGCGTTCGGCGTGGGACATATCGAGAAGTTTGCGAATGTCGTGCGCGTGTTGCAAGCGAAAGCGGAGCGTTATCCAAGGAACGATAGCCGCACGACATGCAGCGTCGCCAACTGGGTGATCGGCAATAACGCCGTCGCTGTCGACGCAGCTGGCATCGAAGCAGAGAAGCGAGGCTACTCGCACGTGATGCACTGTGCGACCAACATGGAGGGCGAAGCCGAAGCGGTCGGGCAGCACCTGGTGAAGATGGCGTTGAAGATGCAAACCGAGTCGGGCCCCGACTGCTTGATCACCGGAGGCGAACCAGTCGTGAAGCTGGCCGACGAAGACGAACGTGGCTTAGGCGGACGGAACCAACAGCTGGTTCTCGCCGCGACGTTGGAAGCGATGCAGCAGCGTCCCGACGGGCCGCTAGATGGGATGGCGATCTTAAGTGGCGGGACCGATGGCGAAGATGGCCCGACCGACGCCGCGGGAGCTTGGATGGATGCGGCTTCGGTGAGTGCAATGAAGTCGAGCGGTCTCGACCCGGAGAGCTTCCTGAAGAAGAACGACGCTTACCACTTTTTCCAACCACTGAACCGGCTGGTGATGACCGGACCAACGCATACCAATGTGTGTGATGTTCGCGTCGTGGTGGTTGATCGAGTTCAGCCGCAGCCAAGCTGA
- a CDS encoding peptidylprolyl isomerase — protein sequence MKVATIETSKGTIKLELYDDKVPKTVGNFEKLASDGFYDGLKFHRVIPDFMVQTGCPHGTGTGGPGYKFEDEFHADLKHDGPGVLSMANAGPNTNGSQFFITHVETPWLDGKHSVFGKVTEGQDIVDAIEQGDTMDKVTVSEG from the coding sequence ATGAAAGTCGCCACCATCGAAACGAGCAAAGGCACCATCAAGCTGGAACTGTACGACGACAAAGTTCCTAAAACGGTCGGCAACTTCGAGAAGCTCGCCAGCGATGGCTTCTACGATGGGCTCAAGTTCCATCGCGTCATCCCCGACTTCATGGTTCAAACCGGCTGCCCACACGGTACCGGAACCGGCGGTCCCGGCTACAAGTTCGAGGACGAATTCCACGCCGACTTGAAGCACGACGGACCAGGCGTTCTCTCGATGGCCAACGCCGGCCCGAACACCAACGGCTCGCAGTTCTTCATCACCCACGTCGAAACGCCTTGGCTGGACGGCAAGCACTCCGTCTTCGGTAAAGTCACCGAAGGTCAGGACATCGTCGATGCGATCGAACAAGGGGACACCATGGACAAAGTGACCGTCAGCGAAGGCTAA
- a CDS encoding DUF1598 domain-containing protein — protein sequence MDLRLMKLLSLLSVALLLLCNSVALAQTGDDDDDDDDTTIGAGIVVDAQGVLKMRRAVDPTGRLMKQRVQQAASMLPPELNRPSKLRKISLNRLEKAVADALAKGGGIPHELENLAGLNEIKYVFYYPETKDIVLAGTAEGYVKDLNGVSVGTYTGKATLQLDDLVVALRAFGPYSKGPSNVGVSIDPTQEGLAKLNQVIASIPQTSVRPGDTRAIVTAMKNALGNQIVSVRGISPKTHFARVMVEADYRMKLIGIGLEQPPVNIPSYVEKARPGSIASNAMQRWYFVPNYDCVKVSDDGLAMELQGEGVKLIGASEMVTMQGGRQQTNASDRASFMFTNTFTKKYGELAEREAVYGQLRDLIDMLIASAYIQEQDYYNESGFDLGVLGDEDAYPVETLAAPETVETAVNAIWKGNRLLTPIGGGVVIDAKQALTPDNVQKDNEGELVEAQQEIKLDNLAAGQWWWD from the coding sequence ATGGACTTGCGACTAATGAAGCTGTTGTCGTTGCTCTCGGTCGCCCTATTGCTGTTATGCAATTCCGTCGCTCTCGCCCAGACCGGCGACGACGACGATGACGACGACGACACAACCATCGGTGCCGGTATCGTTGTCGACGCTCAAGGCGTTCTCAAGATGCGTCGTGCCGTCGATCCAACTGGTCGACTCATGAAGCAGCGCGTGCAACAGGCCGCTTCCATGCTGCCACCGGAACTCAACCGTCCGAGCAAGCTTCGTAAGATCTCGCTCAATCGCCTCGAAAAGGCGGTCGCCGATGCGTTGGCGAAGGGTGGCGGTATTCCTCATGAATTGGAAAACCTGGCCGGCCTCAACGAAATCAAGTACGTCTTCTACTATCCAGAAACGAAGGACATCGTCCTCGCTGGTACAGCCGAAGGCTATGTGAAAGACCTCAACGGCGTCAGCGTCGGTACTTACACCGGCAAAGCCACACTGCAACTGGATGACTTAGTCGTCGCGCTGCGTGCGTTCGGTCCTTACAGCAAAGGCCCCAGCAACGTCGGCGTCTCGATCGATCCAACCCAGGAAGGTCTCGCCAAGCTGAACCAAGTCATCGCTTCGATCCCACAAACGAGCGTTCGCCCTGGCGACACTCGTGCGATCGTCACCGCAATGAAAAACGCCCTGGGCAACCAGATCGTTTCCGTTCGCGGCATTTCGCCCAAGACCCACTTCGCTCGCGTGATGGTCGAAGCCGACTATCGCATGAAGCTGATCGGTATCGGCTTGGAACAGCCACCGGTCAACATTCCTAGCTACGTCGAAAAAGCTCGACCAGGCTCGATCGCTTCCAACGCGATGCAGCGTTGGTACTTCGTCCCGAACTACGACTGCGTCAAAGTCTCGGACGATGGTCTTGCCATGGAACTCCAAGGCGAAGGCGTCAAACTGATCGGTGCCAGCGAAATGGTTACCATGCAAGGGGGACGTCAGCAAACCAATGCATCCGACCGCGCCAGCTTCATGTTCACCAACACGTTCACCAAGAAGTACGGCGAACTGGCAGAACGCGAAGCCGTTTATGGCCAGCTGCGTGACCTGATCGACATGCTGATCGCTTCCGCTTACATCCAAGAGCAAGACTACTACAACGAAAGTGGTTTCGATCTCGGCGTGCTGGGCGACGAAGATGCCTATCCCGTCGAAACACTCGCTGCTCCAGAAACTGTCGAAACGGCCGTTAACGCCATCTGGAAAGGCAACCGCCTCCTGACGCCAATCGGTGGTGGTGTGGTCATCGATGCCAAGCAGGCCCTCACGCCAGACAACGTCCAGAAGGACAACGAAGGCGAACTGGTCGAAGCTCAACAAGAGATCAAGCTCGACAACCTGGCCGCCGGACAATGGTGGTGGGACTAA